One genomic window of Gossypium hirsutum isolate 1008001.06 chromosome D11, Gossypium_hirsutum_v2.1, whole genome shotgun sequence includes the following:
- the LOC107910935 gene encoding uncharacterized protein gives MEVNHFILALISLSCLFSVSANAPPPFSNASSPASSELYDMIEVMSESPSPFAFDGTTLESIDDLLSILPGGVDPALQQICGNTDHPVECIIATMPFLDENAPIEPLSILKAGIKAMDNQTKNALAEVTKLSMDPTTPKTIVPILQTCIDVYNSILNSDQKSLEAISNHNLVQLSTELGTNVENVLGCDNAFKQAKLESPMKDMDAMLANIISNTLTIGVDMVHF, from the coding sequence ATGGAGGTCAACCATTTCATCCTCGCCCTTATCtctctctcttgtctcttctctgtCTCTGCTAATGCCCCTCCACCCTTTTCCAATGCTTCTAGCCCTGCTTCTTCAGAACTTTATGATATGATCGAGGTCATGTCTGAATCACCGTCACCATTTGCATTCGATGGTACAACATTGGAAAGCATTGATGATTTATTGAGCATACTACCTGGTGGTGTCGACCCTGCCCTTCAGCAAATCTGTGGGAACACCGATCACCCCGTCGAATGTATCATAGCAACTATGCCATTCCTAGATGAGAATGCTCCTATTGAGCCTCTTTCTATCCTTAAAGCTGGGATTAAAGCAATGGATAACCAGACCAAAAATGCATTGGCGGAGGTTACAAAGCTTTCAATGGACCCCACTACCCCTAAAACTATTGTTCCCATCCTTCAAACATGCATTGATGTCTACAATAGCATTCTTAACAGTGATCAAAAATCCCTTGAAGCCATCTCCAACCATAACCTTGTTCAGTTGAGCACAGAGCTAGGCACCAATGTGGAAAATGTACTCGGTTGTGACAATGCTTTCAAACAGGCTAAGCTTGAATCTCCAATGAAGGACATGGATGCAATGCTTGCAAATATCATTAGCAACACCTTGACCATTGGTGTCGACATGGTCCACTTTTAG
- the LOC107911278 gene encoding uncharacterized protein — MGINHFILALISFACLLSFSTSTNAPPSLSDASSPTSSELYDMIEVMSESPSPFAFDGITLESIDNLLSILPSGVNPALQQICGNTDHPVECIIATMPFLDEKTPIEPLSVLKAGIEAMDNQTKDALAEVTKLSMDPTTPKNVVPILQTCIDVYNNILNSDQKSFEAISNRNLVQLSTELGANVENILGCDNAFKQAKLESPMKKMDAMLGKIISNTLTIGYVGVSEEAIKLLLIPFALGGQIQEWLEALPPGTITTWEDFLQ; from the exons ATGGGGATCAACCATTTCATCCTTGCACTTATCTCTTTCGCTTGTCTCTTGTCCTTCTCAACCTCTACCAATGCGCCTCCATCCCTTTCTGACGCTTCTAGCCCTACTTCTTCAGAACTTTATGATATGATTGAGGTTATGTCTGAATCACCATCTCCATTTGCATTTGATGGTATAACATTGGAAAGTATTGACAATTTATTAAGCATACTACCTAGCGGTGTCAACCCTGCCCTTCAGCAAATTTGTGGGAACACTGATCACCCCGTCGAATGTATAATAGCAACTATGCCATTCCTAGATGAGAAAACTCCTATTGAGCCTCTTTCTGTCCTTAAAGCTGGGATTGAAGCAATGGATAACCAGACCAAAGATGCATTAGCTGAGGTTACAAAGCTCTCAATGGACCCTACTACACCTAAGAATGTTGTTCCCATCCTTCAAACATGCATCGACGTCTACAATAACATTCTTAACAGTGATCAGAAATCCTTTGAAGCTATCTCCAATCGTAACCTTGTCCAGTTGAGCACAGAGCTAGGCGCTAATGTGGAAAACATACTAGGCTGTGACAATGCATTCAAACAGGCTAAGCTCGAATCGCCGATGAAAAAGATGGATGCAATGCTTGGAAAGATCATTAGCAACACCTTGACCATTG GCTATGTTGGAGTTTCAGAAGAAGCAATCAAGTTACTGCTGATCCCTTTTGCCCTTGGAGGCCAGATTCAAGAATGGTTAGAAGCGTTGCCTCCGGGAACTATTACAACATGGGAAGATTTTTTGCAATGA
- the LOC107912314 gene encoding ATP-dependent Clp protease proteolytic subunit 5, chloroplastic isoform X3: MAHTCISTSASSLRLTSLPFSSKSSTNLDSHNLSLPFHPLPPRKLKKLFSNQKNARGSQPKAVYTGEFWAPEKSSRHGIWSIRDDLQIPSSPYFPAYAQGQGAPPMVQERFQSVITQLFQYRIIRCGGAVDDDMANIIVAQLLYLDAVDPEKDIVMYVNSPGGSVTAGMAIFDTMRHIRPDVSTVCVGLAASMGAFLLSAGTKGKRYSLPNSRIMIHQPLGGAQGGQTDIDIQHVASILFSCCTTP; encoded by the exons ATGGCGCACACGTGCATTTCGACATCGGCATCGTCTCTTCGGTTGACTAGCCTGCCCTTCTCTTCAAAATCAAGCACCAATCTTGACTCTCATAACTTATCTCTTCCTTTCCATCCCCTTCCTCCCAG GAAACTGAAGAAGCTATTTAGTAATCAAAAGAATGCGAGGGGTTCTCAGCCAAAGGCTGTCTACACAGGTGAGTTTTGGGCTCCAGAGAAAAGCTCTCGACATGGAATTTGGTCAATAAG GGATGATTTGCAAATCCCGTCGTCACCTTATTTCCCTGCATATGCACAAGGGCAGGGTGCCCCTCCAATGGTGCAAGAGCGATTTCAGAGTGTTATTACCCAGCTATTCCAATAT AGAATAATTCGCTGTGGTGGAGCTGTTGATGATGATATGGCAAACATTATTGTAGCTCAGCTTCTTTATCTTGATGCTGTTGATCCTGAGAAG GACATTGTCATGTATGTGAATTCCCCTGGAGGGTCAGTTACAGCTG GTATGGCCATATTTGACACTATGAGGCATATCCGGCCTGATGTCTCGACTGTGTGTGTCGGACTTGCTGCTAG CATGGGAGCTTTTCTTCTTAGTGCTGGAACTAAAG GAAAACGATACAGTTTACCTAATTCGAGGATAATGATACATCAGCCTCTTGGTGGAGCTCAAGGAGGTCAAACTGATATTGATATCCAG CATGTAGCTTCAATCTTGTTCAGTTGTTGTACAACACCCTGA
- the LOC107912314 gene encoding ATP-dependent Clp protease proteolytic subunit 5, chloroplastic isoform X2 yields MAHTCISTSASSLRLTSLPFSSKSSTNLDSHNLSLPFHPLPPRKLKKLFSNQKNARGSQPKAVYTGEFWAPEKSSRHGIWSIRDDLQIPSSPYFPAYAQGQGAPPMVQERFQSVITQLFQYRIIRCGGAVDDDMANIIVAQLLYLDAVDPEKDIVMYVNSPGGSVTAGMAIFDTMRHIRPDVSTVCVGLAASMGAFLLSAGTKGKRYSLPNSRIMIHQPLGGAQGGQTDIDIQLQSCSVVVQHPDCYTRVVRRMKCCTIRQI; encoded by the exons ATGGCGCACACGTGCATTTCGACATCGGCATCGTCTCTTCGGTTGACTAGCCTGCCCTTCTCTTCAAAATCAAGCACCAATCTTGACTCTCATAACTTATCTCTTCCTTTCCATCCCCTTCCTCCCAG GAAACTGAAGAAGCTATTTAGTAATCAAAAGAATGCGAGGGGTTCTCAGCCAAAGGCTGTCTACACAGGTGAGTTTTGGGCTCCAGAGAAAAGCTCTCGACATGGAATTTGGTCAATAAG GGATGATTTGCAAATCCCGTCGTCACCTTATTTCCCTGCATATGCACAAGGGCAGGGTGCCCCTCCAATGGTGCAAGAGCGATTTCAGAGTGTTATTACCCAGCTATTCCAATAT AGAATAATTCGCTGTGGTGGAGCTGTTGATGATGATATGGCAAACATTATTGTAGCTCAGCTTCTTTATCTTGATGCTGTTGATCCTGAGAAG GACATTGTCATGTATGTGAATTCCCCTGGAGGGTCAGTTACAGCTG GTATGGCCATATTTGACACTATGAGGCATATCCGGCCTGATGTCTCGACTGTGTGTGTCGGACTTGCTGCTAG CATGGGAGCTTTTCTTCTTAGTGCTGGAACTAAAG GAAAACGATACAGTTTACCTAATTCGAGGATAATGATACATCAGCCTCTTGGTGGAGCTCAAGGAGGTCAAACTGATATTGATATCCAG CTTCAATCTTGTTCAGTTGTTGTACAACACCCTGACTGTTACACACGAGTTGTCAGGCGAATGAAATGCTGCACCATAAGGCAAATTTAA
- the LOC107912314 gene encoding ATP-dependent Clp protease proteolytic subunit 5, chloroplastic isoform X1 → MAHTCISTSASSLRLTSLPFSSKSSTNLDSHNLSLPFHPLPPRKLKKLFSNQKNARGSQPKAVYTGEFWAPEKSSRHGIWSIRDDLQIPSSPYFPAYAQGQGAPPMVQERFQSVITQLFQYRIIRCGGAVDDDMANIIVAQLLYLDAVDPEKDIVMYVNSPGGSVTAGMAIFDTMRHIRPDVSTVCVGLAASMGAFLLSAGTKGKRYSLPNSRIMIHQPLGGAQGGQTDIDIQANEMLHHKANLNGYLAYHTGQSLEKINQDTDRDFFMSAKEAKEYGLIDGLIMNPLKALQPLASTADSNE, encoded by the exons ATGGCGCACACGTGCATTTCGACATCGGCATCGTCTCTTCGGTTGACTAGCCTGCCCTTCTCTTCAAAATCAAGCACCAATCTTGACTCTCATAACTTATCTCTTCCTTTCCATCCCCTTCCTCCCAG GAAACTGAAGAAGCTATTTAGTAATCAAAAGAATGCGAGGGGTTCTCAGCCAAAGGCTGTCTACACAGGTGAGTTTTGGGCTCCAGAGAAAAGCTCTCGACATGGAATTTGGTCAATAAG GGATGATTTGCAAATCCCGTCGTCACCTTATTTCCCTGCATATGCACAAGGGCAGGGTGCCCCTCCAATGGTGCAAGAGCGATTTCAGAGTGTTATTACCCAGCTATTCCAATAT AGAATAATTCGCTGTGGTGGAGCTGTTGATGATGATATGGCAAACATTATTGTAGCTCAGCTTCTTTATCTTGATGCTGTTGATCCTGAGAAG GACATTGTCATGTATGTGAATTCCCCTGGAGGGTCAGTTACAGCTG GTATGGCCATATTTGACACTATGAGGCATATCCGGCCTGATGTCTCGACTGTGTGTGTCGGACTTGCTGCTAG CATGGGAGCTTTTCTTCTTAGTGCTGGAACTAAAG GAAAACGATACAGTTTACCTAATTCGAGGATAATGATACATCAGCCTCTTGGTGGAGCTCAAGGAGGTCAAACTGATATTGATATCCAG GCGAATGAAATGCTGCACCATAAGGCAAATTTAAACGGATATCTTGCTTACCACACTGGTCAAAGTTTGGAGAAGATTAACCAGGATACAGACCGTGATTTTTTCATGAGCGCAAAAGAAGCAAAGGAGTATGGACTTATTGATGGTCTTATCATGAATCCTTTGAAAGCACTTCAGCCACTAGCTTCTACAGCTGATAGTAATGAATAG
- the LOC107910934 gene encoding uncharacterized protein — translation MGINHFIIALISLTCLFSFSASTNAPLPLSDASSPTSSKLHDIIEVMFESPSPFAFDGTTLESIDDVLSILPGSVDPALQKICGNTDHPVECIKATMPFLDEKTPIEPLSVLKAGIEAMDNQTKYALAEVTKLSMDPTTLKNVVPILQKCIDIYNNILNSDQKSLEAISNRNLVQLSIELGANVENVLGCDNAFKQAKLESPIKKMDAMLAKIVSNTLTIGVDMVHF, via the coding sequence ATGGGAATCAACCATTTCATCATTGCACTTATCTCCCTCACTTGTCTCTTCTCCTTCTCAGCCTCTACCAATGCACCTCTACCCCTTTCCGACGCTTCTAGCCCTACTTCTTCAAAACTTCATGATATAATTGAGGTCATGTTTGAATCACCATCTCCATTTGCATTTGATGGTACAACGTTGGAAAGTATTGATGATGTATTAAGCATACTACCTGGCAGCGTCGACCCTGCCCTTCAGAAAATCTGTGGGAACACTGATCACCCCGTTGAATGTATAAAAGCAACTATGCCGTTCCTAGATGAGAAAACTCCTATTGAGCCTCTTTCTGTCCTTAAAGCTGGGATTGAAGCAATGGATAACCAGACCAAATATGCTTTGGCTGAGGTTACAAAGCTCTCTATGGACCCTACTACCCTTAAAAATGTTGTTCCTATCCTTCAAAAATGCATCGATATCTACAATAACATTCTTAATAGTGATCAAAAATCCCTTGAAGCCATCTCCAATCGTAACCTTGTCCAATTGAGCATAGAGCTAGGCGCTAATGTGGAAAACGTACTTGGCTGTGACAATGCATTCAAACAGGCTAAGCTCGAATCGCCGATAAAGAAGATGGATGCAATGCTTGCAAAGATTGTTAGCAACACCTTGACCATCGGTGTCGACATGGTCCACTTTTAA